AAGGACTTGAAGGTGGCGTCCCGGCCGATCAGCGCGTTGTGCTGGGCCACGTGCACGGCCTTGTCGTCCCAGTCCTGGACGGAGACGACGGTCAGCTTGGCGCCGTCGCCCAGGAGGTAGTCGACGTTGGCGGCGAGCACCGCGTCACCGGTGTGGTCGATGACGACGACGGCCTCGGCGAAGGCGCCCAGCTCGATCACCTGGTGGGCGAAGGCGGTGCCGCCCTCGCCGTGCACGGCGATCCGGATCGGCTCGGTGAGCACCGTCTCCTTGGGGACGGTGATCACGCCGGCCTTCTCGAACGCCGAGTACGCCTGGGCGGCGATGCGGTCCACCGGGGTGCCCGCCTTGCCCAGGCGCGCGTCGTCGCGGTCGACGGCCTCGACCGTGACGCCCTCGGGCGCCTCGACGTCGACCTTCAGGCCCTCGCCGGTGGCGACGGCGGTGCCGTCGTGCAGCCCGCGCAGCCGCTCCAGCGGGGTGAACCGCCACTCCTCCTCGCGGCCGTGCGGGACCGGGAAGTCCGCGACGTCGAAGGACGGGGGCGCGCTCATGCGCGTGGCGACGGTCGACTCGGCGGCCACCGCGATCTGGCCGGCGGTCGTGCTGCCCACCGGGATGTTCTGAGCCTCAGCCATGGCTGTCGGTCTGCTCTCTTCCTACGTCAGATTTCGCTAGCTGCTTGGGGAGACCGGTCTCAGCCGACCGCGCCTTCCATCTGCAGCTCGATCAGCCGGTTGAGCTCGAGGGCGTACTCCATGGGGAGTTCCTTCGCGATCGGCTCGACGAAGCCGCGCACGATCATGGCCATCGCCTCGAACTCGGTCATGCCGCGGCTCATCAGGTAGAAGAGCTGGTCGTCACTGACCTTGGAGACGGTCGCCTCGTGGCCCATGGACACGTCGTCCTCGCGGACGTCCACATAGGGGTACGTGTCCGAGCGGGAGATGGTGTCGACGAGCAGCGCGTCGCACAGCACGTTGGACTTGGAGCCGTGGGCGCCCTCGCCGATCTCGACGAGACCGCGGTAGGACGTACGGCCGCCACCACGCGCCACGGACTTCGAGACGATGTTCGAGGAGGTGTTCGGCGCCATGTGGACCATCTTGGAGCCGGCGTCCTGGTGCTGGCCCTCGCCCGCGAAGGCGATGGAGAGGGTCTCACCCTTGGCGTGCTCGCCCATCAGGTAGACGGCCGGGTACTTCATGGTGACCTTGGAGCCGATGTTGCCGTCGATCCACTCCATGGTCGCGCCCTCGTACGCCACGGCGCGCTTGGTGACCAGGTTGTAGACGTTGTTCGACCAGTTCTGGATGGTCGTGTAGCGGCAGCGGGCGTTCTTCTTGACGATGATCTCGACGACCGCGGAGTGCAGGGAGTCCGACTTGTAGATCGGCGCCGTACAACCCTCGACGTAGTGCACGTAGGCACCCTCGTCGACGATGATCAGGGTCCGCTCGAACTGGCCCATGTTCTCCGTGTTGATACGGAAGTAGGCCTGGAGCGGGATCTCAACCTGCACGCCCTTCGGCACGTAGATGAAG
Above is a window of Streptomyces sp. NBC_00490 DNA encoding:
- the sufD gene encoding Fe-S cluster assembly protein SufD; translated protein: MAEAQNIPVGSTTAGQIAVAAESTVATRMSAPPSFDVADFPVPHGREEEWRFTPLERLRGLHDGTAVATGEGLKVDVEAPEGVTVEAVDRDDARLGKAGTPVDRIAAQAYSAFEKAGVITVPKETVLTEPIRIAVHGEGGTAFAHQVIELGAFAEAVVVIDHTGDAVLAANVDYLLGDGAKLTVVSVQDWDDKAVHVAQHNALIGRDATFKSFVVTFGGDLVRLHPRVTYAGPGGEAELFGLYFTDAGQHQEHRLLVDHNEAHCKSNVVYKGALQGEGAHAVWIGDVLIEAKAEGTDTYEMNRNLVLTDGARVDSVPNLEIETGEIVGAGHASATGRFDDEQLFYLMARGIPADEARRLVVRGFFAELVQQIGVDDIQERLLVKIDEELEASV
- the sufB gene encoding Fe-S cluster assembly protein SufB, with the translated sequence MTLPIEETAHPELEGLGKYEYGWADSDTAGASARRGINEDVVKDISAKKSEPEWMTKLRLKGLRLFDKKPMPNWGSDLSGIDFDNIKYFVRSTEKQAESWEDLPEDIKNTYDKLGIPEAEKQRLVAGVAAQYESEVVYHQIREDLEEQGVIFLDTDTALKEHPELFKEYFGTVIPVGDNKFASLNTAVWSGGSFIYVPKGVQVEIPLQAYFRINTENMGQFERTLIIVDEGAYVHYVEGCTAPIYKSDSLHSAVVEIIVKKNARCRYTTIQNWSNNVYNLVTKRAVAYEGATMEWIDGNIGSKVTMKYPAVYLMGEHAKGETLSIAFAGEGQHQDAGSKMVHMAPNTSSNIVSKSVARGGGRTSYRGLVEIGEGAHGSKSNVLCDALLVDTISRSDTYPYVDVREDDVSMGHEATVSKVSDDQLFYLMSRGMTEFEAMAMIVRGFVEPIAKELPMEYALELNRLIELQMEGAVG